In Paenibacillus stellifer, the DNA window GCGTCCTCCAATACGGTGTTTTATCGTCATTCCTTTGCTCACTTGCCCATGCTGCAATGGAAACAAAGATTCCTGCGGTGATCGGATCGGTAAAATCCGCATGGTTTGCCTTGGCGAAGGCATCTCTGATTTGCCCCGTTGTAATAACTTTGCCTAATGGCACGGCTTTCATCACCCGGTCGTAATCCACAGGCGGTGCAAAATACATCCGCTCGCCGCCATACTTTTCAATGCTTCTCTTATCCGTAATCACTTGTACTTTCGGCATGTCTTTCTTATTTTGCAGCATGGCATTGAAATCTTTGTAATGAGGCAGTTTTGAAATAGATTATATTTATTTGGTTGATTGCTCAGCCCTCGCTATGCGCCCGTTTTAACCCATACTCGTTCCATATTCAATGACCTCCATTTGAAGTTATCAAACAGCCGCATGATTATCATGAGGTATTATAGACTTTTGAGTGTTTCCTTCTCTTCATTAAATTGACCAACTTACCGTTATATAAAGTAATTTAAAAATACAATTTTAAGTTTCAAAATTCCGAATGATGGGGAAGAGGCCGATGAAGAACCTATTGCGAAAATCGAAGATGATGATTGCCATTGTATTGATCCTTCAAATGGGTCTGGGAAATTTCATGACGCCAACAACCTTCGCAGCCTCGGGTCCTGAGGTGTCCACAAATGCAGGTTCGGTTTCATTCGTGGCGGGAGATAACAGTGCCTCGACTCCGGTCGCTATCGACTCCGGTATAACGGTAACCGATGACAGCAGCACTACGCTTGCAAGCGCAACAGTAGCGATTACGGGCAATTTTCATGCTGGAGAAGATGTGCTGATGTTCGTCAATGACGGGGCGACCATGGGGAATATTACGGCCAGTTATGATGCAGCCACTGGCGTGCTGACGCTGACGTCGGCGGGTGCATCAGCGACTTTAGCGCAGTGGCAAAGCGCGTTGAGATCGATTACTTATACGGATACAGCGATCACGCCGAATACGGCAACGCGTACGATTAGCTTCACCATAGTAGACGGCGCAGGTACTACAAGCAATACGGCAACGCGAACCGTAACGGTGGCGGATACGGACCAGACACCTATTGTAACAACGAGCGGCGGTTCGACTACCTACATAGCCGGCACAACGGGAGCCACATTGGACTCCGGGGTGACGATATCCGATCTGGATAACACAACGCTGGCAGGCGCGACCGTATCCATCTCGGGCGGCCTTCAACCCGGCGATACACTTAGCTATACCAATACTAGCTCGGTCCTATACGGCAACATTGTCGCAAGTTATAACTCAGGCACCGGTGTATTGACACTGACGTCCTCAGGCGCAACGGCCACCTTGGCGCAGTGGCAGAGTGCGTTGAGGGCGACTACGTTCTCGAGTCTGAGCGCCACGCCAGGGAACCGCATCATTAGCTACGCCGTGAGCGACGGTACGAAAACAAGCTCCGCTGCTGTAAAAACAGTGAATGTGATGAACGGACCTCCGAACTTGACCACGAGCGGCGGTTCAGCTTCATTTGTGGCGGGAGATAACATGATCTCGACTCCTGTCGTTATCGACTCCGGTATAACGGTGACCGATGGAAGCAGCGCTACGCTTGCAAGCGCAGTAGTGGCGATCACGGGCAACCTTCATTCGGGAGAAGATGTGCTGACTTTCACCAATGACGGTTCGACCATGGGCAATGTTACGGCTAGTTATAATGCACTCACGGGTGTGCTGACGCTGACGTCGGCGGGTGCAACAGCGACTTTGGCGCAGTGGCAAAGCGCGTTGAGATCGATAACTTATACGGATACAGCGATCACGCCGAATACGGCAACGCGGATGATCAGCTTCACTGCGACTGACGGCGCAAGTAATACAAGCAATACGGCAACGCGAACCGTAACGGTGGCGGATACGGACCAGACACCGATCGTGACCACGAGCGGCGGTTCGGCTGACTATGTAGCCGGTACAACGGGAATCACATTGAATTCCGGCGTGAGCGTATCCGATCTGGATAACACAACGCTGGCAAGCGCGACAGTATCCATCTCGAACGGTCTTCAATTCGGAGATGTACTGGCTTTCACCAATGACGGAGCGACTATGGGCAATATTACGGCCAGTTATGATGCCGTCACTGGCGTACTGTCGCTGACGTCCTCAGGTGCAACAGCAACTTTGGCACAGTGGCAGAATGCGTTGAGGGCGATTACGTTCTCGAGCACGAGCACCACGCCAGTGAACCGCATCATTAGTTACACCGTAAGCGATGGAACGAAGATCAGCGCTGCTGCTACGCATATAGTAGAAGTGACTGTGACCCTGCCTCCGAATCTGACCGTGAGCGGCGGTTCGGCTTCATTCGTGGCGGGAGATAACACATCCTCGACTCCGGTCGTTATCGACCCCGATATCACGGTAGCCGCTGGAAGCAGCATAACGCTGGCAAGCGCAGCAGTGGGGATCACAGGCAACTTCCGTGCTGGAGAAGATGTACTGATCTTCGCCAATGACGGAGCGACAATGGGGAATGTTGCGGCCA includes these proteins:
- a CDS encoding MGMT family protein, whose product is MLQNKKDMPKVQVITDKRSIEKYGGERMYFAPPVDYDRVMKAVPLGKVITTGQIRDAFAKANHADFTDPITAGIFVSIAAWASEQRNDDKTPYWRTLKADGELNPKYPGGVGKQKQKLEAEGHTIIQRGRSNVRYYVQNYQDSLYPL
- a CDS encoding S-layer homology domain-containing protein translates to MKNLLRKSKMMIAIVLILQMGLGNFMTPTTFAASGPEVSTNAGSVSFVAGDNSASTPVAIDSGITVTDDSSTTLASATVAITGNFHAGEDVLMFVNDGATMGNITASYDAATGVLTLTSAGASATLAQWQSALRSITYTDTAITPNTATRTISFTIVDGAGTTSNTATRTVTVADTDQTPIVTTSGGSTTYIAGTTGATLDSGVTISDLDNTTLAGATVSISGGLQPGDTLSYTNTSSVLYGNIVASYNSGTGVLTLTSSGATATLAQWQSALRATTFSSLSATPGNRIISYAVSDGTKTSSAAVKTVNVMNGPPNLTTSGGSASFVAGDNMISTPVVIDSGITVTDGSSATLASAVVAITGNLHSGEDVLTFTNDGSTMGNVTASYNALTGVLTLTSAGATATLAQWQSALRSITYTDTAITPNTATRMISFTATDGASNTSNTATRTVTVADTDQTPIVTTSGGSADYVAGTTGITLNSGVSVSDLDNTTLASATVSISNGLQFGDVLAFTNDGATMGNITASYDAVTGVLSLTSSGATATLAQWQNALRAITFSSTSTTPVNRIISYTVSDGTKISAAATHIVEVTVTLPPNLTVSGGSASFVAGDNTSSTPVVIDPDITVAAGSSITLASAAVGITGNFRAGEDVLIFANDGATMGNVAASYDAVTGVLTLTSAGATATLAQWQSALSSITYANTAITPNTATRIISFTVIDGAGNTSNTAARAVTVTATNQTPVVTTSGGSTHFTSGDSRTSIPVVIDSGLAITDLDNTTLASATIAITDHFNAGEDVLAFANVSEATYGNITAGYLSASGVLTLTSAGAAATLEQWQNALQAVTYNNTAVTPNTATRMISFIVNDGTNNSHSAMKSITLKSLSSLSASPKTLSILAGQTASVAITAMYSDLFQADVTSSVSWSVQNPAIASISGGTITGLQAGSTVVTAVYGTKSADISVTVNGSTTSGSESSPTTPTPSVPSTPTPSAQEVKAFYDLVDTNRLAAYIQDALAAGKSATFQDAASHWASKDISTAAKLGIINGYPDGSFRPDASITRAEFSTLVVKAFALRLGNGTNAFQDIQTSWARESIEILASNGVINGYSDGTFRADRKTTRAEMVAMISKILILQESKSGEANMFVDVAPQHWANKIIEEATTAGIIQGKGQNRFEPDANLTRAEALTVIMRVLREDPIINNLLG